A part of Desulfobacter sp. genomic DNA contains:
- a CDS encoding BMC domain-containing protein: MPHAIGIIELSSIAAGYDTQDAMIKAAEVTPLIARTICSGKFLIVIGGSVSAVDAALNAGKTQAAGFLIEHLNIPNVDPQVFAAISGNVDLTNAGHRSLGIVETFSATPIIEAADAAVKAADVQLLRVHVSMAIGGKGFFLANGDTASVTAAVDAAVETIKESGMLVNRVVIPAASPELLKEYI, encoded by the coding sequence ATGCCCCATGCAATAGGCATCATCGAATTATCCAGCATCGCAGCCGGGTACGACACCCAGGACGCCATGATAAAGGCTGCCGAAGTAACCCCCCTCATCGCCCGGACCATCTGCTCGGGCAAGTTCCTCATCGTCATCGGCGGCAGTGTTTCCGCCGTGGATGCCGCCCTGAATGCCGGCAAAACCCAGGCAGCCGGCTTCCTCATCGAGCACCTGAACATTCCCAATGTGGATCCCCAGGTATTTGCCGCCATTTCCGGGAACGTGGATCTCACCAATGCCGGCCATAGGTCTTTGGGGATCGTGGAGACCTTTTCCGCCACCCCCATTATCGAAGCCGCCGACGCCGCGGTCAAAGCGGCCGATGTCCAGCTGCTCAGGGTCCATGTTTCCATGGCCATCGGCGGCAAGGGTTTTTTCCTGGCCAACGGCGACACTGCATCGGTTACGGCTGCCGTGGATGCAGCCGTGGAAACCATCAAAGAATCCGGCATGCTGGTCAACCGGGTCGTAATCCCGGCCGCCTCTCCGGAACTTTTAAAAGAATACATCTGA
- a CDS encoding Lrp/AsnC family transcriptional regulator, translated as MDNLDGFDIKILSALQQDGRISNVKLAKQLSISEAPCWRRLKRLKESGIIEGYQAILNRRKLGFGVMSFIQLKFVQHDKELTQLFEDTINECPEVMACHNTSGAADFLLIVVARDLDAYVEFIDHKLRKIPGITDITSNISLRELKSSFKLPL; from the coding sequence ATGGATAACCTTGATGGATTTGATATCAAAATATTAAGTGCCTTACAGCAAGATGGTAGAATTTCAAATGTTAAATTAGCCAAACAGCTTTCAATAAGTGAAGCACCCTGCTGGAGACGACTAAAACGACTGAAAGAAAGTGGGATTATTGAAGGATACCAAGCCATATTAAACAGAAGAAAGCTTGGATTTGGGGTTATGTCTTTTATCCAGCTCAAATTTGTTCAGCATGATAAAGAGCTAACACAACTTTTTGAAGATACGATTAACGAATGCCCGGAAGTGATGGCCTGTCACAACACCTCAGGGGCAGCTGATTTTTTATTAATTGTTGTGGCAAGAGATTTAGATGCTTATGTTGAATTTATCGACCATAAATTACGAAAAATACCTGGAATAACAGACATCACATCAAACATTTCTTTGCGGGAATTAAAGTCTTCTTTTAAACTCCCATTATAA
- a CDS encoding zinc-dependent alcohol dehydrogenase family protein: MKAIMYEAFRGTPELVTLPDPEPGIDSVVVKVKATGLCLSDWHGWVGHDPDIQLPHVPGHELAGDIVAVGKNVSQWKVGDRVTVPFVGGCGGCPECHSGNHQVCDHQFQPGFTHWGSFAEYVEIHYADINLVQLPEELGYDVTASLGCRFVTSFRGVVDQGRVSAGQWVAVYGCGGVGLSAIMIATALGANVIAIDIADDKLGLAKKMGATHTINSKTLSDPVEAVRDISLRGVHVSIDALGHPETCYNSVANLRKRGKHIQIGLMAGDSSSPKVPMSQIVANELEIYGSHGIQAHRYDAIWEMIKTRKVKPEMLLGKTISLKEAIPALMTMDRYENQGITIIDPALN, encoded by the coding sequence ATGAAGGCGATAATGTATGAAGCGTTTAGGGGAACTCCAGAATTGGTAACTCTACCCGACCCGGAACCGGGAATCGATAGTGTCGTCGTTAAGGTGAAAGCCACAGGTTTGTGCCTCAGCGACTGGCATGGCTGGGTAGGCCATGATCCTGACATTCAACTGCCCCATGTACCCGGCCACGAACTGGCAGGTGATATTGTAGCAGTAGGTAAGAATGTTTCTCAATGGAAAGTGGGTGACCGAGTTACAGTTCCATTTGTCGGCGGGTGCGGTGGATGTCCTGAATGTCATTCCGGGAATCATCAGGTCTGCGATCATCAATTTCAGCCCGGCTTTACTCATTGGGGCTCTTTTGCCGAATATGTGGAGATTCATTACGCAGATATCAACCTTGTTCAACTGCCTGAGGAACTTGGCTATGATGTAACAGCAAGTCTCGGGTGTAGGTTTGTCACCTCTTTTCGGGGGGTCGTAGACCAGGGGCGTGTCTCTGCGGGCCAGTGGGTTGCCGTCTACGGCTGTGGTGGTGTTGGCCTGTCAGCCATCATGATCGCAACCGCGCTGGGTGCAAACGTTATAGCCATAGACATAGCCGACGACAAACTTGGACTGGCCAAAAAAATGGGGGCCACCCATACGATAAACAGTAAAACGTTGTCAGATCCGGTCGAAGCCGTGCGAGATATATCCTTGAGAGGCGTACATGTTTCCATAGATGCACTGGGGCATCCTGAAACCTGCTACAATTCTGTTGCCAATCTTAGAAAAAGGGGAAAACATATCCAGATTGGACTTATGGCAGGAGACAGCAGCTCGCCCAAAGTTCCCATGAGCCAGATCGTTGCCAATGAGCTTGAAATTTATGGAAGTCATGGGATACAGGCCCATAGGTATGATGCGATTTGGGAAATGATAAAGACTCGGAAAGTGAAGCCGGAAATGCTGTTAGGAAAAACCATTTCTTTGAAAGAAGCCATTCCAGCATTAATGACTATGGACCGTTATGAAAACCAAGGCATAACCATCATTGATCCGGCTTTGAACTGA
- a CDS encoding DUF861 domain-containing protein, producing the protein MDIDKNILESIVREVVAKHMEGAAGQAAEEFKSDRDPVSGVKSVQIATVKPEKFDTGKPGDKVLLKDVLTLEESPRLGCGLMEMEATTFDWTLNYDEVDVVLEGSLTIIVNGKKVTANKGELVFIPANTTIQFSVPEYAKFVYVTYPANWEDQ; encoded by the coding sequence ATGGACATCGATAAAAACATTCTGGAATCCATTGTAAGAGAAGTTGTTGCCAAGCATATGGAAGGGGCTGCCGGCCAGGCCGCCGAAGAATTCAAATCCGACCGGGACCCGGTTTCCGGCGTGAAATCCGTTCAGATCGCCACCGTGAAACCTGAAAAATTCGATACCGGCAAACCCGGGGACAAGGTATTGCTCAAGGACGTCCTCACCCTGGAAGAAAGCCCCCGGCTGGGCTGCGGCCTCATGGAAATGGAAGCCACCACCTTTGACTGGACCCTGAACTACGACGAGGTTGACGTGGTTCTCGAAGGCAGCCTGACCATCATTGTCAACGGCAAAAAAGTCACCGCCAACAAGGGCGAACTGGTATTTATCCCGGCGAACACCACCATTCAGTTCTCCGTTCCCGAATACGCCAAATTCGTCTATGTGACCTACCCGGCCAACTGGGAAGATCAATAA
- a CDS encoding BMC domain-containing protein, whose protein sequence is MTEILDTLGLVETRTIASGARLLDIMLKRGEVDLLQAGAICSGRFLIRVTGARDAVKAAVTAVVEDPAAVDTFIISRISARVIRALKTRTMPEPGQALGLVESRRSASGIAAADAAVKRADVTLVRLAVARGINGKSFILVAGNLAAVAEAVEAACLHLDKDLLDSTVIPNPDRRAAEALAGTI, encoded by the coding sequence ATGACTGAAATACTGGATACGTTGGGGTTGGTTGAAACCCGTACCATTGCAAGCGGCGCCCGCCTACTTGATATCATGCTCAAGAGGGGCGAGGTTGACCTGCTCCAGGCCGGGGCCATCTGTTCCGGGCGGTTCCTCATCCGGGTGACCGGGGCCAGGGATGCGGTCAAGGCTGCTGTAACTGCCGTGGTTGAAGATCCGGCCGCAGTTGACACCTTTATCATTTCCCGGATCAGCGCCCGGGTGATCCGGGCGCTGAAAACCAGAACCATGCCGGAACCGGGGCAGGCCCTGGGCCTGGTCGAAAGCCGGCGGTCCGCTTCAGGCATCGCCGCTGCAGATGCAGCCGTGAAACGCGCCGATGTGACCCTGGTCCGGCTGGCCGTGGCCCGGGGCATCAACGGAAAATCCTTTATCCTGGTTGCCGGGAACCTGGCCGCCGTGGCGGAGGCCGTTGAAGCGGCCTGCCTGCATCTGGATAAGGATCTTTTGGACAGCACCGTAATTCCCAACCCCGACCGCCGGGCTGCTGAAGCCCTGGCCGGAACGATCTAA
- a CDS encoding EutN/CcmL family microcompartment protein — MIVGSVVGNVWATRKEETLSGLKLMVVMPVDPVTGEKKDCLVAADQVGAGIGDLVLVATGSSARQAPQTDGTPVDAAIVGIIDQVDTPGAPAANRLG; from the coding sequence ATGATCGTGGGAAGCGTGGTGGGAAATGTATGGGCGACCCGGAAAGAGGAAACCCTAAGCGGACTAAAACTCATGGTGGTCATGCCCGTGGACCCGGTGACCGGTGAAAAAAAAGACTGCCTGGTTGCCGCGGACCAGGTGGGCGCCGGCATCGGCGACCTGGTGCTTGTGGCCACAGGTAGTTCCGCCCGCCAGGCCCCACAGACCGACGGCACCCCTGTGGATGCCGCCATTGTAGGGATCATCGACCAGGTGGACACACCGGGTGCACCAGCCGCAAACCGGCTGGGATAA
- a CDS encoding phosphate propanoyltransferase — protein sequence MDNMNIEEIVRDVLVELTRFQEGNLTPAEADDTIPVEMSARHVHLSEKDALALFGTPLTPVRELSQPGQYLCKERVRLIGPKGVMDNVAVLGPARDLSQVEISLTDARSLGLDVPIRQSGDVQGTPGILLSSGSSIVPLDQGVIVAGRHIHMSPDDARRLDVRDRELTAVLMEGRRPAVFRDVLVRVHKDFRLAMHIDADEANGCGCGPGTRCRIVKDPVKEAGNDRGRLN from the coding sequence ATAATATGAATATTGAAGAGATTGTCAGGGATGTACTGGTGGAACTGACCCGGTTTCAGGAGGGGAACCTGACCCCTGCCGAAGCCGACGACACCATCCCCGTGGAAATGTCGGCCCGCCATGTCCACCTCTCTGAAAAGGATGCCCTTGCACTTTTCGGCACCCCCCTGACACCGGTACGGGAGCTGTCCCAGCCGGGCCAGTACCTGTGCAAGGAGCGGGTCCGCCTCATCGGCCCCAAGGGGGTGATGGACAATGTGGCCGTGCTGGGGCCGGCCAGGGATCTTTCCCAGGTGGAGATATCCCTTACCGACGCCAGGTCCCTGGGCCTTGACGTGCCCATCCGCCAGTCCGGGGATGTCCAGGGGACGCCGGGCATACTGCTCTCCTCGGGCAGCAGCATCGTGCCCCTTGACCAGGGAGTGATCGTTGCCGGACGCCATATCCACATGTCGCCGGATGATGCCCGGCGGCTGGATGTCAGGGACCGGGAACTGACGGCCGTGCTCATGGAAGGCAGACGCCCGGCGGTATTCCGGGATGTGCTGGTCCGGGTCCACAAGGACTTTCGGCTGGCCATGCACATTGATGCGGACGAGGCCAACGGCTGCGGCTGCGGCCCCGGCACCCGGTGCAGGATTGTAAAAGATCCCGTGAAGGAGGCCGGCAATGACCGAGGCCGCCTTAATTGA
- a CDS encoding methyl-accepting chemotaxis protein: MFKNAGLRTKMLVSVCLVVLVSYAVTITYITMNASEMAKRNAEEAAHETALKYGGHIQAELNRVMDVNRTVAHVFEGMKNSTNAPSRDDMNEILKQTLKRNPGIIAIDTCWEPNALDGRDDEFKNAAGHDKTGRFVPYWHRGNGPIEVEPLLNFDSEPWYTVPRDTGKEVLTDPYLYPVGGKDVLMATIVAPIKPQGKFLGMTAIDLSLEIFAKMNEEVRPFGTGYGFIVANDGYIVAHPAKEVAGKKLQDIVEPETASAMMTAIKSGKIYSGTRTAIAGKDASLQLMVPILVGDTDTPWSMGVSIPMDTIMENAKSLRNTSIIIGLAAVIILFSVVFYISHALVTRPLNRVIHGLKDIAQGEGDLTLRLPVNSKDEIGELSGWFNTFLEKLQRIIRELAGKSADVDSASTGLLAIAEELSGNARDTTGKASTVSAAVEEMSAASLSAAATMEQAAANINMVSASADEMASTIREIAKNSETARSITENAVGQAGDTAGQMAELSTAATDIGNVTETISDISEQTNLLALNATIEAARAGEAGKGFAVVAGEIKDLASQTARATQDIKNRITAIQGGAGNAVKGIGEISGIIEEVNTIVATIATAVEEQSAATNEIANNIAQASQGIQEVNENISQNSTSAAGISQETAAVNRTADKMSSSSSQVHENAGQMASLAARLKEIVDTFKI, encoded by the coding sequence ATGTTTAAAAATGCAGGCCTCAGAACCAAAATGCTCGTATCCGTCTGTCTGGTGGTTCTGGTATCCTACGCTGTTACCATCACATACATCACCATGAATGCATCTGAAATGGCCAAACGGAATGCGGAAGAAGCGGCCCATGAAACCGCCCTGAAATACGGCGGCCACATCCAGGCAGAGCTGAACAGGGTCATGGATGTGAACCGGACCGTCGCCCATGTGTTCGAAGGGATGAAAAACAGCACAAACGCCCCGTCCCGGGACGATATGAATGAAATTCTCAAGCAGACCCTGAAACGGAATCCCGGCATTATCGCCATCGACACCTGCTGGGAACCCAATGCCCTGGACGGCAGGGACGATGAATTTAAAAATGCCGCAGGGCATGACAAGACCGGCCGCTTCGTCCCCTATTGGCACCGGGGCAACGGCCCCATTGAGGTGGAGCCCCTGCTGAATTTCGACAGCGAACCCTGGTACACCGTCCCCCGGGATACCGGAAAAGAGGTGTTGACGGATCCCTATCTCTATCCCGTCGGCGGCAAGGATGTCCTCATGGCAACCATCGTCGCCCCCATCAAACCCCAGGGGAAATTTCTGGGCATGACCGCCATTGACCTTTCCCTGGAAATTTTCGCCAAAATGAATGAAGAGGTAAGGCCCTTCGGTACCGGGTACGGATTCATCGTGGCCAATGACGGGTATATCGTGGCCCATCCGGCAAAGGAGGTGGCCGGGAAAAAATTACAGGACATCGTTGAACCGGAAACGGCTTCAGCCATGATGACGGCGATCAAATCCGGAAAAATCTACTCCGGCACCCGAACCGCCATCGCCGGCAAAGATGCCTCCCTTCAGCTCATGGTGCCCATCCTTGTGGGAGATACCGACACCCCATGGAGCATGGGGGTGAGCATTCCCATGGACACCATCATGGAAAATGCCAAATCCCTGAGAAACACAAGTATCATCATCGGCCTGGCCGCGGTAATCATCCTGTTTTCCGTCGTCTTTTACATTTCCCATGCCCTGGTGACCCGCCCCCTGAACCGGGTGATCCACGGGCTAAAGGACATTGCCCAGGGGGAAGGGGACCTGACCCTGCGCCTTCCGGTGAATTCAAAGGATGAAATCGGAGAACTCTCCGGCTGGTTCAATACCTTCCTTGAAAAACTTCAGCGCATCATCAGAGAACTGGCCGGAAAATCCGCAGACGTGGACAGCGCCTCAACGGGGCTGCTGGCCATTGCCGAAGAGCTGTCGGGCAATGCCCGGGATACCACGGGAAAAGCGTCAACCGTTTCTGCAGCCGTCGAGGAAATGTCTGCGGCCTCACTTTCAGCGGCCGCCACCATGGAACAGGCGGCAGCCAATATCAATATGGTATCGGCCTCGGCCGACGAGATGGCCTCCACCATCCGGGAAATCGCCAAAAATTCCGAAACAGCCAGATCCATAACGGAAAATGCCGTGGGGCAGGCCGGAGACACGGCCGGACAGATGGCGGAGCTGAGTACCGCGGCCACAGATATCGGCAATGTTACGGAAACCATCAGCGATATTTCAGAACAGACCAATCTACTGGCATTGAATGCCACCATCGAAGCGGCCAGGGCCGGTGAGGCCGGAAAAGGGTTTGCCGTGGTGGCGGGGGAAATCAAGGACCTGGCCAGCCAGACCGCCCGGGCCACCCAGGATATTAAAAACAGGATTACCGCCATCCAGGGGGGGGCCGGCAATGCCGTAAAGGGCATCGGTGAGATATCAGGGATCATAGAAGAGGTGAACACCATTGTGGCCACCATTGCCACAGCGGTTGAGGAGCAGTCCGCCGCCACCAATGAGATCGCCAATAATATCGCCCAGGCTTCCCAGGGCATCCAGGAGGTCAATGAAAACATCAGCCAGAACTCCACATCCGCTGCCGGGATATCCCAAGAGACCGCAGCGGTCAACCGGACGGCCGATAAAATGTCCTCATCCTCCAGCCAGGTGCATGAAAATGCCGGCCAGATGGCCTCCCTGGCGGCCCGCCTCAAGGAGATCGTGGATACGTTTAAAATATAA
- a CDS encoding M20 family metallopeptidase — protein MESEILQNIFDRYRAAVEEISLDIHAHPELSEEEFRACQSQEKLLERWGFSLQKQYKGLPTAFAATWGNKGPHVCLMSEYDALPGIGHGCGHNLIAGTALGAGILLKEILEKENLAARLTVMGTPAEEKRGCKVDLIQAGALDDVDLVLMAHPSDHPTAQSRGSSGIIQFEVHFQGREAHAADCPEMGANALDAARLLFSGVDCWRQQLPETCRVHGIITQGGTAPNIIPGKASVDFYLRSFDMDYLESMEERFKDMARGAALMTATRMEIKKIPHTYKPARPFHTLNQTFMDLAGAAGMAPQWLGPGRGSSDFGNVTHEVPGLHVYFNITRGEHGIVLHSKEFTQCAGSKFGLAQMEKTSIILAQIGYRFMTDTAFQKQVKADFLQDTGGN, from the coding sequence ATGGAATCTGAAATCCTTCAAAATATTTTTGACCGATACCGCGCTGCCGTTGAAGAGATCAGCCTGGATATTCACGCCCATCCGGAACTCTCAGAAGAAGAATTTCGGGCCTGCCAAAGTCAGGAGAAGCTCCTTGAGAGATGGGGATTCAGCCTCCAGAAGCAATACAAAGGGCTGCCCACGGCCTTTGCCGCCACCTGGGGCAATAAAGGCCCCCATGTCTGCCTCATGTCCGAATATGACGCCCTGCCCGGCATCGGCCACGGCTGCGGCCATAACCTCATTGCCGGCACGGCCCTGGGTGCCGGGATTCTCCTCAAAGAGATCCTGGAAAAAGAAAACCTGGCCGCCCGCCTCACCGTCATGGGCACCCCGGCCGAGGAAAAACGGGGCTGCAAGGTGGACCTGATCCAGGCCGGCGCCCTGGACGATGTGGATCTGGTGCTCATGGCCCACCCCTCGGACCACCCCACGGCCCAGTCCAGGGGCTCCTCGGGCATCATCCAGTTTGAAGTCCATTTTCAGGGCCGGGAGGCCCACGCCGCCGACTGCCCGGAAATGGGGGCAAATGCCCTGGATGCCGCCCGCCTTCTCTTCAGCGGGGTGGACTGCTGGCGCCAGCAGCTGCCCGAAACCTGCCGGGTCCACGGCATCATCACCCAGGGCGGCACGGCGCCCAACATCATTCCGGGAAAGGCCTCGGTGGATTTTTATCTGAGAAGTTTTGACATGGACTACCTGGAATCCATGGAAGAGCGGTTTAAAGATATGGCCAGAGGGGCGGCCCTCATGACTGCCACCCGGATGGAAATCAAGAAAATCCCCCACACCTACAAGCCCGCCCGCCCCTTCCATACCCTGAACCAAACCTTTATGGACCTGGCCGGGGCCGCCGGCATGGCCCCCCAGTGGCTTGGCCCGGGACGGGGCTCATCGGATTTCGGCAACGTCACCCACGAGGTGCCCGGACTCCACGTCTATTTCAACATCACCCGGGGAGAGCATGGCATCGTCCTCCACTCCAAGGAGTTCACCCAATGTGCCGGTTCAAAGTTCGGCCTCGCCCAGATGGAAAAAACCAGCATAATCCTGGCCCAGATCGGATACCGGTTCATGACCGACACAGCTTTTCAAAAACAGGTGAAGGCGGATTTCCTTCAGGACACCGGCGGGAATTAA
- the eutP gene encoding EutP/PduV family microcompartment system protein, whose amino-acid sequence MKKIMFIGQTGCGKTTLTQALRGQEISYVKTQAVKYCGIVVDTPGEFVENRRFYSALMTSALKADIIGLVQDATRKTSIFPPKFAAMFRKKVIGIISKADLSEGDAERSERFLKRAGATAVLTTSATDKTGIPELMALLAD is encoded by the coding sequence ATGAAAAAAATCATGTTCATCGGCCAGACCGGGTGCGGGAAAACCACCCTCACCCAGGCCCTGCGGGGGCAGGAGATCTCCTATGTCAAAACCCAGGCCGTGAAATACTGCGGCATTGTGGTGGACACCCCGGGTGAATTCGTTGAAAACCGCAGGTTTTATTCGGCCCTGATGACCTCCGCCCTCAAGGCCGACATCATCGGCCTGGTCCAGGACGCCACCCGGAAAACTTCTATTTTTCCCCCGAAATTCGCTGCCATGTTCAGGAAAAAAGTCATCGGCATCATCTCCAAGGCGGATCTCTCAGAAGGAGACGCCGAACGTTCCGAGCGGTTCCTGAAACGGGCCGGTGCGACGGCCGTCCTCACCACCAGCGCCACGGACAAAACCGGCATTCCGGAACTCATGGCACTTCTGGCAGATTGA
- a CDS encoding 4Fe-4S dicluster domain-containing protein, with product MDAVNRIKEMGVVGAGGAGFPTHVKVKSSADTVLVNAAECEPLLHKDKQILIHRADAFFKGLETVMAAVGAQRGIIGIKRKHKAIIDALSARLPGRVEICAVDDFYPAGDELTLIRETTGIIVEPGQLPISRGIVVNNVESLYNIGMDRPVTTKFINIAGEVENRHTLEVPIGISFKEILDYACPTIADYTVIEGGPMMGSIVTDFTRPVTKTTAALLVFPSDHVLIRKYRDMASEKTVNKIGKAGCDQCTFCTELCPRYLLGHPIQPHRAMRSLVFHNEDAGEKTVQTHALYCCQCNLCSFVSCPEGLYPSQVCINNRQAAIEQKLSYDGPLSNEGHPLAQYRKTPSRRLKTMLDLNRFPDSGELADHVFTPAELTIPLRQHIGGPAAPVVTAGDAVEKGEKIATMGEALGSEIHSPAAGQVSHVDDTCIRIVP from the coding sequence ATGGATGCTGTTAACCGGATCAAGGAAATGGGGGTGGTGGGTGCCGGCGGTGCCGGGTTCCCCACCCATGTCAAGGTGAAGTCCAGCGCCGATACGGTTCTGGTCAACGCCGCAGAATGCGAGCCCCTGCTCCACAAGGACAAGCAGATTCTCATCCACCGTGCAGATGCCTTTTTCAAAGGCCTTGAAACGGTGATGGCCGCCGTTGGCGCCCAAAGGGGAATCATCGGCATTAAGCGGAAACACAAGGCCATCATCGACGCCCTGTCCGCCCGGCTCCCCGGCCGGGTGGAGATCTGCGCCGTGGATGACTTCTACCCGGCCGGTGATGAACTGACCCTGATCCGGGAAACCACCGGGATCATTGTTGAACCCGGGCAGCTTCCCATCTCCCGGGGCATTGTGGTCAACAACGTGGAGTCCCTGTACAATATCGGCATGGACCGCCCTGTGACCACCAAGTTCATCAATATAGCCGGAGAGGTGGAAAACCGGCATACCCTTGAGGTGCCCATCGGGATCTCCTTTAAGGAAATCCTGGACTACGCATGCCCGACCATCGCCGATTACACGGTGATCGAAGGCGGCCCCATGATGGGCAGCATTGTGACGGATTTCACCCGGCCCGTGACCAAAACCACGGCCGCCCTGCTGGTATTTCCCAGCGACCATGTACTCATCAGAAAATACAGGGACATGGCCTCGGAGAAAACGGTAAACAAGATCGGCAAGGCCGGCTGCGACCAGTGCACCTTCTGTACGGAACTCTGCCCCAGGTACCTTCTGGGACATCCCATCCAGCCCCACCGTGCCATGCGTTCCCTGGTCTTCCACAATGAAGATGCCGGTGAAAAGACCGTTCAGACCCACGCCCTCTACTGCTGCCAGTGCAACCTCTGCTCCTTTGTTTCCTGCCCCGAAGGCCTGTACCCTTCCCAGGTCTGTATCAACAACCGGCAGGCGGCCATTGAACAGAAACTGAGCTATGACGGGCCCCTCTCCAATGAGGGACACCCCCTGGCCCAGTACAGGAAAACCCCGTCACGCAGGCTGAAGACCATGCTGGATCTGAACCGCTTCCCCGATTCAGGGGAATTGGCCGACCATGTGTTCACACCGGCCGAACTGACCATTCCTCTGCGCCAGCACATCGGCGGTCCTGCCGCTCCGGTGGTCACCGCCGGGGACGCCGTGGAAAAGGGAGAGAAAATCGCCACCATGGGCGAGGCCCTGGGCAGTGAAATCCACTCCCCGGCAGCCGGCCAGGTCAGCCATGTGGACGACACCTGCATCCGGATCGTCCCCTAA